One genomic region from Conexibacter woesei DSM 14684 encodes:
- the argB gene encoding acetylglutamate kinase, translating into MSPTAPIRDVATLLEALPYIREFHGKTVVIKYGGAAMVDPALREEFARDVVLMKYVGINPIVVHGGGPDITAYMDRLGLPVEFVSGLRVSDADTVEIAKMVLVGKVNKDIVLRLGRHGQPAVGLCGDDGMLFRAARKAAPNGEDIGFVGSIERVDTDVLTHIAQDYIPVIASVGADRDGNSYNINADEAAGAVARALGAYKVMFLTDVRGWLRDPADQDSVINEVTADEVERQLPEIAGGMRPKLAACIEAIHGGVSSAVIVDGRVPHSLLLELFTDAGLGTMVKPAI; encoded by the coding sequence ATGAGCCCCACTGCACCGATACGCGACGTCGCGACACTGCTCGAGGCGCTGCCCTACATCCGTGAGTTCCACGGCAAGACCGTCGTCATCAAGTACGGCGGGGCGGCGATGGTCGACCCCGCGCTGCGCGAGGAGTTCGCGCGCGACGTCGTGCTGATGAAGTACGTCGGGATCAACCCGATCGTCGTCCACGGCGGCGGGCCCGACATCACCGCCTACATGGACCGCCTCGGCCTGCCGGTCGAGTTCGTCTCCGGGCTGCGCGTCTCCGACGCCGACACCGTCGAGATCGCCAAGATGGTGCTCGTCGGCAAGGTCAACAAGGACATCGTCCTGCGCCTCGGCCGCCACGGCCAGCCGGCCGTCGGCCTCTGCGGCGACGACGGGATGCTGTTCCGCGCGGCGCGCAAGGCCGCGCCCAACGGCGAGGACATCGGCTTCGTCGGCTCGATCGAGCGCGTCGACACCGACGTGCTGACGCACATCGCGCAGGACTACATCCCGGTGATCGCGTCGGTCGGCGCCGACCGCGACGGCAACTCGTACAACATCAACGCGGACGAGGCGGCCGGCGCCGTCGCGCGCGCGCTCGGTGCGTACAAGGTGATGTTCCTGACCGACGTGCGAGGGTGGCTTCGCGACCCTGCCGACCAGGACAGCGTCATCAACGAGGTGACGGCCGACGAGGTCGAGCGCCAGCTGCCCGAGATCGCCGGCGGCATGCGGCCGAAGCTCGCCGCCTGCATCGAGGCGATCCACGGCGGCGTCAGCTCCGCGGTGATCGTCGACGGCCGCGTGCCGCACTCGCTCCTGCTGGAGCTGTTCACCGACGCCGGTCTCGGCACGATGGTCAAGCCGGCGATCTAG